From a single SAR324 cluster bacterium genomic region:
- a CDS encoding NAD-glutamate dehydrogenase, which produces MSLLPITIEQTNQILEALPEDHQLHLFARHYCQNLSQVLWQRFSVCEWCVFLQERYQNFLVATKQEGLILVGKGEGRATSRIVVEVLKPDMQYQLLTLLELLRDLDLRIKLNIHPVLPLRQEEGAWQILADDQQCEKLFDMIYLEIEDTANEERLSQLCQRLPTHIDALHSVREDLAKLQQIRPRLTQLLQNSNQSAAEGREAWIQLLEWLHEDNFSLFGFAVYHHTSQGVQLEEDSSLGLLHDHQAWKADSLQETLQALLWQEREASESFIMESLRFTSPLQRFENLLLLRLKFPEAEGWREEILVGLLRKTSLQARNLETPLIREKMQAIFEARQMRPYGYNYNEAIRILSGMPKFVLFRAPTAELLQIIDTLLFIDDPSRIHCFQVGQQYIRKGASPALHLLVVLPNLLYTPANVLEIVKFLRSEVPHQSSEYVQAYGEEKSRVHVYFELSNGNWTPNLAALENELIRRLKPWEEQLRDALSVSVPGPQGLEIFERYLPRLPKQYKVRVTPEMGAQDLFEIERLKPDSGVHFTLKEFQLANALEEPVSLLTLYSRSRTHLIKVMPVLLNAGLYVVDQLTTRVGTPQGENLGFIQTFRVTHQDGRQIEENVYQQKLCELLGAVFAQLSENDPLNALVLAANLDWREINVLQAYRNLYLQLGGNISRNVVNQALLKYPAISRNFCEIFRMLFAPDSRYGDPSHRREVLLPQVRRHYLDTLHPVQEINHDLAFRHLLSLLEATLRTNFFQNTGRHNTLLALKIASGQVEQMPIPTPYREIYVHDVNLEGTHLRFGPVARGGLRWSDRPEDFRMEVLGLVKTQQTKNVVIVPVGSKGGFVIKQLPTSREAAQAMAKEEYQRFIHGLLSVTDNRDVDGQVRPPKQTICYDDPDPYLVVAADKGTATFSDLANSVSEKTGFWLGDAFASGGSHGYDHKVVGITARGAWECVRLHFLERDHDIQQELTTVIGIGDMSGDVFGNGMLLSKALQLKAAFNHQHIFLDPNPDPGTSWQERKRLFELPRSTWQDYASDQISEGGGVFDRRAKEVQLSLSVREMLRVEREVMTGEELVQAILRMPADLCWFGGIGTYVKASPQNHLQVGDQANDLVRINAEELQVRVIGEGANLGLTQSARISFHQQGGALNTDAIDNSAGVNMSDYEVNLKILLQLLLRERVVTNVEERNQLLGNATEEVAELVLANNCGQHRLISMDQLRSRHDFWAYRQLIHLLIEQGMNARSEYIPDVRQLDQLEQSGEGLPRPVLAVLQAYVKMHLYDELLASSLIPEFTGDETSALYDELYLGYLPGSFRDRFPEEALQRHPLRREIIATVLTNRLINHAGCTFFFNLQSSSGCDLTTLVEGYFALEASLELPTLRTQLLEASVSEAVRYEAFLAVEQTLVLLLENLVQTNSAPTLSKVQTLAELFKELCSLRGDHPESLEKWEKAGFTPELVQTLSGFEQLRSAPAVLQLRQETEMPIAQAQESVRGLNGLLQLDWLEQVLEQLSLINQWEQLQQELLLQSIQAQQFRLLRLLHHSAHSSNTPFSREALPKKNVEEPVKESLEQINHKALGAYLEVIEQFQQVGTPDLIMLTVAVQRLQAIS; this is translated from the coding sequence ATGTCTTTGTTACCCATTACAATTGAACAGACCAATCAAATTCTCGAGGCTTTGCCCGAGGATCATCAGCTTCATCTCTTTGCTCGTCATTATTGCCAGAACCTATCCCAGGTCCTTTGGCAGCGCTTCAGCGTGTGTGAGTGGTGTGTATTCCTACAAGAGCGTTATCAGAACTTTTTGGTGGCTACGAAGCAGGAAGGGTTGATTCTAGTTGGGAAGGGAGAGGGGCGAGCGACAAGTCGAATTGTGGTCGAAGTGCTTAAGCCCGACATGCAGTATCAATTATTGACCCTGCTGGAGTTGCTGCGCGATTTGGACTTGCGGATCAAGCTGAACATTCACCCAGTCTTGCCCCTTCGCCAGGAGGAGGGAGCGTGGCAAATTCTTGCAGATGATCAGCAGTGCGAAAAGCTCTTCGACATGATTTATCTGGAAATAGAAGATACCGCCAACGAGGAGCGATTGTCTCAATTATGCCAGCGCCTACCAACTCACATTGATGCTCTACACAGTGTGCGTGAAGACCTTGCTAAACTGCAGCAGATCCGCCCAAGACTGACCCAGCTACTGCAGAACAGCAACCAGTCTGCTGCTGAAGGACGTGAGGCCTGGATTCAGTTGTTGGAGTGGTTGCACGAAGACAACTTCTCACTCTTCGGTTTTGCTGTCTATCATCACACGAGTCAGGGAGTACAGCTGGAAGAGGACTCCAGCCTTGGGCTACTGCATGATCATCAAGCTTGGAAAGCGGATTCCTTGCAAGAGACGCTACAAGCCTTGCTGTGGCAGGAAAGGGAAGCCTCAGAATCTTTCATCATGGAAAGTCTACGCTTTACTTCCCCATTACAGCGTTTTGAAAACCTGTTGCTGTTGCGCCTCAAGTTTCCAGAAGCTGAGGGTTGGCGTGAGGAAATTCTCGTTGGCTTGTTGCGCAAGACCTCCTTGCAGGCTCGCAATCTTGAGACTCCACTGATCCGTGAAAAGATGCAGGCCATCTTTGAAGCCCGCCAGATGCGACCCTATGGCTACAACTACAATGAGGCAATCCGTATTCTCAGTGGAATGCCCAAGTTCGTCCTTTTCCGAGCCCCCACTGCGGAATTGCTCCAAATCATTGACACCCTGCTCTTCATTGACGATCCAAGCCGGATTCACTGCTTCCAGGTTGGTCAGCAATATATCCGCAAGGGTGCCTCTCCTGCTTTGCATCTACTCGTAGTCTTGCCAAATTTGCTCTACACCCCAGCAAATGTATTGGAGATTGTGAAGTTCCTGCGAAGTGAAGTGCCCCATCAATCCAGTGAATATGTGCAGGCGTACGGCGAAGAAAAAAGCCGTGTTCATGTCTACTTCGAGTTATCGAACGGCAACTGGACTCCCAACCTGGCAGCCTTGGAAAACGAACTAATTCGTCGATTGAAGCCTTGGGAAGAACAGTTGCGTGATGCTCTCTCCGTTTCTGTCCCGGGTCCGCAGGGCCTAGAAATCTTTGAGCGCTACTTGCCTCGTCTACCCAAGCAGTACAAGGTGAGAGTCACCCCTGAAATGGGGGCTCAGGACTTGTTTGAGATCGAGCGGCTGAAACCAGATTCAGGAGTTCACTTTACGCTCAAGGAATTTCAACTGGCCAATGCTTTAGAAGAACCCGTCTCCTTGTTGACGCTCTACAGCCGTAGCCGTACACACCTGATCAAGGTGATGCCGGTTCTACTGAATGCAGGTCTTTATGTAGTAGATCAACTGACAACGCGAGTTGGCACTCCCCAGGGAGAGAATCTGGGCTTTATCCAGACCTTTCGTGTAACCCACCAAGACGGTAGACAAATTGAAGAGAATGTCTATCAGCAGAAATTATGTGAGCTGCTCGGAGCCGTATTCGCTCAGCTTAGTGAAAATGATCCACTCAATGCGTTGGTGTTGGCTGCCAACCTGGATTGGCGAGAGATCAACGTATTGCAGGCCTACCGTAATCTGTACCTACAACTTGGTGGCAATATCAGCCGTAACGTGGTCAACCAAGCTCTGCTAAAGTATCCAGCAATTAGCCGAAATTTCTGCGAAATCTTCCGAATGCTCTTTGCACCTGATTCACGTTACGGTGATCCAAGTCATCGTCGAGAGGTGCTCTTGCCACAGGTTCGGCGGCACTATCTGGATACTTTGCATCCGGTTCAGGAAATCAACCACGACCTAGCCTTTCGGCATCTACTGAGTCTGTTGGAAGCCACCCTGCGTACGAACTTCTTTCAGAATACAGGTCGACACAACACCCTGCTGGCGCTCAAAATCGCTTCGGGTCAGGTCGAGCAAATGCCCATTCCCACACCTTATCGAGAGATTTATGTCCACGATGTCAACCTTGAAGGGACGCATCTACGATTTGGGCCAGTGGCTCGTGGTGGCTTACGCTGGTCGGATCGGCCGGAGGACTTCCGCATGGAAGTATTGGGATTGGTCAAAACCCAGCAGACCAAGAACGTGGTGATTGTTCCGGTTGGCTCCAAGGGGGGCTTTGTCATTAAGCAGTTGCCAACCAGTCGAGAAGCAGCACAGGCTATGGCCAAAGAGGAGTATCAACGCTTTATTCACGGATTGTTGTCGGTAACAGATAATAGGGATGTGGATGGACAGGTGCGCCCTCCGAAGCAAACAATCTGCTATGACGATCCCGATCCCTATCTCGTTGTGGCAGCGGATAAGGGGACCGCAACGTTCTCTGATCTGGCCAACTCTGTTTCTGAAAAGACTGGATTTTGGCTAGGCGATGCCTTCGCTTCGGGGGGATCCCATGGTTACGATCACAAGGTTGTTGGGATCACAGCAAGGGGAGCGTGGGAATGCGTCCGTCTGCACTTCTTGGAGCGAGATCATGACATCCAGCAGGAGCTGACCACCGTGATTGGAATCGGAGATATGAGCGGAGATGTGTTTGGCAATGGGATGTTGCTCAGCAAAGCTTTACAGCTGAAGGCTGCCTTCAACCACCAGCATATTTTCCTTGATCCCAATCCAGACCCCGGGACAAGTTGGCAGGAGCGCAAACGCTTATTTGAGCTACCCCGCTCTACTTGGCAGGATTATGCATCTGACCAGATCAGTGAAGGTGGTGGAGTATTTGATCGGCGTGCAAAGGAGGTTCAGCTGTCTTTGTCTGTTCGTGAGATGCTGAGAGTCGAACGAGAGGTGATGACAGGTGAGGAACTCGTGCAGGCCATTCTGCGAATGCCCGCGGATCTTTGCTGGTTCGGTGGGATTGGGACATATGTGAAGGCTAGTCCACAAAACCATCTGCAGGTTGGTGATCAAGCAAATGACTTAGTACGGATCAATGCGGAAGAGTTGCAGGTAAGGGTAATTGGTGAGGGAGCAAATCTTGGTTTGACTCAGTCTGCACGGATCTCCTTTCATCAGCAGGGTGGGGCATTGAACACGGACGCGATCGATAATTCGGCTGGCGTCAACATGTCGGATTATGAGGTCAACCTAAAGATTCTGCTACAATTATTATTGCGTGAGAGAGTGGTGACCAATGTGGAGGAGCGTAACCAACTACTGGGGAATGCTACTGAGGAGGTTGCTGAATTGGTGTTGGCGAATAATTGTGGTCAACATCGTTTGATCTCCATGGATCAGCTTCGATCTCGCCATGATTTCTGGGCGTATCGCCAGTTGATTCACCTGCTGATTGAACAAGGAATGAACGCCCGCAGCGAATACATTCCAGACGTAAGGCAACTGGATCAGCTGGAGCAAAGCGGAGAGGGACTGCCACGTCCGGTTTTGGCTGTCCTTCAAGCCTATGTCAAAATGCACCTCTATGATGAGTTGTTGGCGTCTTCACTAATTCCTGAATTCACAGGTGATGAAACCTCAGCACTTTATGATGAACTCTACTTGGGGTACTTGCCGGGCTCCTTTAGAGATCGATTCCCTGAGGAAGCCCTGCAGCGTCATCCTCTACGACGAGAGATCATCGCCACTGTACTGACCAATCGTTTGATCAACCACGCTGGCTGTACGTTTTTCTTTAATTTGCAGTCAAGCAGTGGATGTGATCTGACCACATTGGTGGAGGGATATTTTGCCTTGGAAGCCAGCCTCGAACTACCAACTTTGCGAACACAATTGCTGGAGGCTTCAGTCTCGGAAGCTGTGCGGTATGAGGCATTCTTAGCGGTGGAACAAACACTAGTGTTGTTACTGGAGAACTTGGTGCAGACCAACTCGGCTCCAACCTTGTCCAAAGTGCAAACCCTTGCAGAATTGTTCAAGGAACTATGCTCTTTGCGAGGGGATCATCCGGAGAGCTTAGAGAAGTGGGAAAAAGCCGGCTTTACTCCTGAGTTGGTCCAAACCCTAAGTGGATTCGAACAGTTGCGTTCTGCACCAGCGGTTCTACAACTGCGGCAAGAGACGGAAATGCCAATTGCTCAAGCCCAGGAGAGTGTGCGTGGGCTGAACGGTTTGCTCCAGCTAGATTGGTTGGAGCAAGTACTGGAACAGCTATCCCTGATTAATCAGTGGGAGCAACTCCAACAGGAATTACTACTGCAGAGTATTCAAGCCCAGCAGTTTCGGCTATTACGCTTGCTGCACCATTCTGCACATTCTTCTAACACTCCATTCTCCAGAGAGGCGTTACCGAAGAAAAATGTAGAAGAACCGGTCAAAGAATCTTTGGAGCAGATCAACCACAAAGCCTTAGGAGCGTATTTGGAAGTCATTGAGCAATTCCAGCAAGTGGGAACCCCTGATTTGATCATGCTGACTGTGGCAGTCCAGCGGCTACAAGCGATTAGCTAG